Proteins from a genomic interval of Chitinophagales bacterium:
- a CDS encoding geranylgeranylglyceryl/heptaprenylglyceryl phosphate synthase, whose translation MRAELVYNSLTTGKQQGRKKIAALIDPDKVNQKKVERMVRHAVDAGVDYFFVGGSLVLDNSLSRWIKLIKNSCNIPVIIFPGSPLQINGEADALFFLSLISGRNPELLIGHHVVSAPILHKMDIEVMSTAYMLIDGGAPTTVSYISNSSPIPANKPSIAVATALAGQMLGMKIIYLDSGSGAIMPVSEKMIRAVSSQIEVPLIVGGGIRTPELAKNSCMAGADLIVVGNALETDPTLIEEMAASVHSVSRSAIQSPS comes from the coding sequence ATGAGAGCAGAGCTGGTATATAACAGTTTGACAACAGGCAAACAGCAGGGTCGCAAAAAAATAGCTGCCTTGATTGATCCGGACAAGGTGAATCAAAAAAAGGTGGAACGAATGGTACGTCATGCCGTAGATGCAGGCGTAGATTACTTCTTTGTAGGCGGAAGTTTGGTGCTGGACAATAGCTTATCTCGTTGGATAAAACTGATCAAAAATAGCTGCAATATTCCCGTAATTATTTTTCCTGGTAGCCCACTTCAAATCAATGGCGAAGCGGATGCCCTATTTTTCTTATCGCTCATTTCGGGTCGCAATCCCGAATTGTTAATTGGACACCATGTAGTTTCTGCACCTATTTTACACAAAATGGACATTGAAGTGATGTCGACGGCCTATATGTTGATTGATGGTGGCGCACCGACCACGGTTTCATATATCAGCAACAGCAGTCCTATTCCTGCCAACAAACCCTCTATTGCCGTTGCTACTGCATTAGCAGGTCAAATGTTGGGTATGAAAATCATCTATCTCGATTCAGGAAGTGGTGCCATTATGCCTGTTTCCGAAAAAATGATCCGAGCTGTCAGCAGTCAAATTGAAGTGCCTTTGATAGTAGGTGGAGGAATCCGCACTCCCGAATTGGCCAAAAACAGTTGTATGGCAGGAGCTGATTTGATTGTTGTCGGAAATGCTTTGGAAACAGACCCCACATTGATTGAAGAAATGGCGGCAAGTGTCCACTCAGTTAGTAGATCTGCAATTCAATCTCCATCCTGA
- a CDS encoding RNA polymerase sigma factor — protein MPNEQHFDLFADPHLRSELHNKATRILRCSHLADDAVQETYIKMMRYEKELATQGDWKALCKTILQRSAIDILRKKKVIQKTFDAYWEFATTKISMNPYKRLEDKEKVEEIEKLIAKNSDERGQQMMWMRAKGYKYEQIAEELGISVGSATGQVARIRKKMKLIMEKEAFMQAKYQEIEQLLHKYWEASTTIEEEKTLEQFFTSTKNVPSHLAKFAPIFQHSKATRDKDKRHKVGKLMGLCSLLPILLIAAYFLYAANAPKITSLAEVAVQIEEKTSDSDSNRRTENNMVKFLPCSTIDKQQEKPFICHLDIKEQNILITNNAFSPSPELEVIEI, from the coding sequence ATGCCTAATGAACAACACTTTGACCTTTTTGCAGATCCTCACCTACGCTCAGAGTTGCACAACAAAGCTACCAGAATATTGAGATGCAGTCATTTAGCTGATGATGCCGTACAGGAAACATACATCAAAATGATGCGCTACGAAAAAGAGTTGGCTACTCAAGGAGATTGGAAAGCTCTCTGCAAAACCATTCTTCAAAGGAGTGCAATTGACATACTACGAAAGAAAAAAGTCATTCAAAAAACCTTCGACGCTTATTGGGAATTTGCAACGACCAAAATTTCCATGAACCCCTACAAGCGACTGGAAGACAAGGAAAAAGTGGAAGAAATAGAAAAACTGATTGCCAAAAATTCGGATGAACGTGGGCAACAAATGATGTGGATGAGGGCGAAAGGATACAAATACGAACAGATTGCAGAAGAATTGGGCATTAGCGTTGGCAGTGCAACGGGGCAGGTTGCCAGAATTCGCAAAAAAATGAAATTAATCATGGAAAAAGAAGCATTTATGCAAGCAAAATACCAAGAGATAGAACAATTACTACACAAATATTGGGAAGCCAGCACAACTATTGAAGAAGAAAAAACATTGGAGCAGTTTTTCACCTCCACCAAAAATGTGCCTTCACATCTTGCTAAGTTTGCGCCTATTTTTCAGCACAGCAAAGCCACGAGGGATAAAGATAAACGACACAAAGTGGGAAAACTTATGGGTTTGTGTAGCCTATTACCCATTTTGCTGATTGCAGCTTATTTTTTGTATGCTGCAAACGCACCCAAAATAACTTCGCTGGCAGAGGTAGCTGTTCAAATTGAAGAAAAAACATCCGACTCAGACTCCAACCGAAGAACTGAAAATAATATGGTAAAATTTTTACCTTGTTCGACTATCGACAAACAACAAGAAAAACCTTTTATCTGTCATTTAGACATCAAGGAACAAAATATTCTGATTACCAACAATGCTTTTTCGCCATCGCCGGAACTGGAGGTAATCGAGATTTAG
- a CDS encoding peroxidase family protein, producing the protein MKTLISSSTLYRLVQSSVYAIVCLLIGLNLVNAQTNKAAKKVQKHTELQSFMHIPRTNNKALTCENSPYRTIDGTCNNPANTEWGATDIQLMRTMTTDYSYPDTWNDMAGSDRLSPRAISNYVVAQSESTPSLRNLSSFVFTWGQFIDHDIDLTPEGETEYEPVQMPEDEPLFTASIPFFRSEIHEGTGETNFRQQTNLITSWIDASNVYGSEQTRADWLRTFVDGKLKTSTGDLLPFNTIDGEHESNMDENAPSMAGDGGGTNKVFVAGDVRANEQPGLTVLHTLFVREHNRICKQLKQNGMNDDEEMYQIARKRVGAYLQAITYREFLPALGIQLTPYQNYRPHVQPDISNLFATAAYRLGHTMVTEELLLLDNQCEDIEDGSVSLLEGFFNPDVVKTYGLDPLLKGLSVQVQEAVDLQIIDNLRNFLFGDPTAEVVFGLDLASLNIQRGRDHGLPDYNSIRKQYTGKRANKFRDITKNHALSTALSNAYIKDIENIDAWVGLLAEDKLRNSSVGPTLHAILKSQFERLRDGDAFYYEYDKKLTNNERQDIRRTRLSDIIVRNSEVVNIADNVFFARGCNNDGGGNGGGRPHRGLGRSTANGFGGNKTGFALQENISKLQVFPNPNNGVFQIGFTIAETTDLQVELVGLNGNVVYRTQEYDWSGTYSQSLQLENIPSGIYILAVTTNSGQLTEKLVVH; encoded by the coding sequence ATGAAAACACTCATTTCTTCTTCAACCCTTTACCGATTAGTTCAAAGCAGTGTATATGCAATCGTGTGCCTACTTATAGGCTTAAACTTGGTGAATGCTCAAACCAATAAGGCTGCAAAAAAAGTACAAAAACACACCGAACTTCAATCCTTTATGCACATTCCTCGCACCAATAACAAGGCTTTAACTTGCGAAAATTCTCCTTACCGAACCATTGATGGCACATGCAACAATCCAGCAAATACGGAATGGGGCGCAACAGACATCCAACTCATGCGAACAATGACCACTGATTATAGCTATCCTGATACTTGGAACGACATGGCGGGAAGTGACCGATTGAGTCCAAGAGCTATCTCCAATTATGTCGTAGCACAATCAGAAAGTACGCCGAGCCTTCGAAATCTAAGTTCTTTTGTTTTTACTTGGGGGCAGTTTATAGACCACGACATAGACCTAACTCCCGAAGGTGAAACAGAATATGAACCCGTCCAAATGCCCGAAGATGAACCCTTATTTACTGCCAGTATTCCGTTCTTTCGTTCCGAAATTCACGAAGGAACAGGTGAAACGAACTTCCGACAACAGACCAATTTGATTACCTCTTGGATAGATGCCTCCAATGTCTATGGTTCAGAGCAAACACGAGCCGATTGGCTGCGAACTTTTGTGGACGGAAAACTAAAAACGTCAACGGGTGATTTGCTTCCCTTCAATACCATAGATGGTGAACATGAAAGCAATATGGATGAAAACGCTCCGAGCATGGCAGGAGACGGTGGCGGTACCAACAAGGTTTTCGTGGCAGGGGATGTTAGAGCCAATGAACAACCTGGCTTGACCGTTCTGCACACCTTATTTGTCAGAGAACACAACCGTATTTGCAAACAATTGAAGCAAAACGGAATGAACGATGACGAAGAAATGTACCAAATAGCAAGAAAGAGAGTGGGGGCTTATCTTCAGGCTATTACCTACCGTGAATTTCTGCCTGCTTTGGGCATTCAATTGACTCCTTACCAAAACTATAGACCACATGTTCAGCCAGATATTTCTAACCTTTTTGCAACAGCGGCTTATCGCTTGGGGCATACAATGGTAACAGAAGAATTGCTGCTTTTGGACAATCAATGTGAAGACATTGAAGACGGTTCGGTTTCTTTGTTGGAAGGTTTCTTCAATCCGGATGTGGTGAAAACTTACGGCCTCGACCCACTTTTGAAGGGTTTGTCGGTGCAAGTACAAGAAGCTGTAGATTTACAAATCATTGACAATCTTCGCAATTTCTTGTTTGGAGATCCAACGGCGGAAGTCGTTTTTGGGTTGGACTTGGCATCTCTCAACATCCAAAGAGGTCGTGACCACGGATTACCCGACTACAACAGCATCCGAAAACAATACACTGGAAAACGAGCAAACAAATTTCGTGACATAACCAAAAACCATGCACTGAGTACCGCACTGAGCAATGCCTATATCAAAGACATTGAAAACATTGACGCTTGGGTAGGTTTGTTAGCAGAAGACAAACTCCGAAATAGTTCGGTTGGACCTACCTTACACGCCATTTTGAAATCGCAATTTGAAAGATTGCGGGATGGAGATGCGTTCTACTACGAATACGATAAGAAATTGACCAACAACGAACGACAAGACATCCGAAGGACAAGGCTTTCGGACATTATTGTTAGAAATTCAGAAGTAGTCAATATTGCAGACAATGTGTTTTTTGCGAGAGGCTGCAACAATGACGGTGGTGGCAATGGTGGTGGCAGACCACATAGAGGCTTGGGAAGAAGTACCGCTAATGGATTTGGAGGAAACAAAACAGGTTTTGCATTGCAGGAAAACATCTCCAAACTACAAGTTTTTCCCAATCCAAACAATGGTGTTTTTCAAATTGGCTTTACCATTGCAGAAACAACTGATTTGCAGGTAGAATTGGTGGGTTTAAATGGCAATGTGGTGTATCGAACACAGGAATATGATTGGAGTGGCACTTACAGTCAGTCCCTTCAATTGGAGAATATTCCAAGTGGAATTTACATTTTAGCGGTGACAACCAACAGTGGGCAATTGACAGAAAAGTTGGTGGTGCATTAG
- a CDS encoding T9SS type A sorting domain-containing protein, translating into MRKFIILFFSLVLVLFSTFSFAGIVDMRFTNPVLNSNEGNIETYCVHVQIKAQDISFEIGSATVFFSYNAEAITKPSFTSIHFNEQNKCAMNGATAPYQNSFNSLESNTKGEGNYAILLNTANMGCPTVTNDWVDVAEFCFEVKNKDLTPNLQFNTKYTAFNTNDNQGNKHELGALEGLDDFTTDIDDLAEKLPVRFFPNYTNSVVNIEYTATANENLTITVYDMLGRTIQQERSSVSAGKSTTQINLAKHSAGYYFVELDNGSQKVSEKIVLTK; encoded by the coding sequence ATGAGAAAGTTCATAATCCTTTTTTTTAGCCTTGTTTTGGTATTATTTAGCACTTTTAGCTTTGCAGGAATCGTAGATATGCGATTTACCAATCCTGTATTGAACTCCAATGAAGGAAACATAGAAACGTACTGTGTTCATGTTCAAATCAAAGCACAAGATATCAGCTTTGAAATCGGTAGTGCTACTGTTTTTTTCTCCTACAATGCAGAAGCTATTACCAAGCCATCTTTTACCTCGATTCACTTCAATGAGCAAAATAAATGTGCGATGAATGGCGCAACTGCACCCTACCAAAACAGTTTCAACTCTTTAGAATCCAATACGAAAGGAGAGGGGAATTATGCCATTTTACTCAATACCGCCAATATGGGCTGTCCAACCGTCACAAACGATTGGGTGGACGTAGCCGAATTTTGCTTTGAAGTAAAAAACAAAGATTTGACCCCCAACCTTCAATTCAATACCAAATACACTGCCTTCAATACCAACGACAATCAAGGCAACAAACACGAATTGGGCGCATTGGAAGGTTTGGACGATTTCACCACAGACATTGACGACCTCGCCGAAAAATTGCCTGTTCGATTTTTCCCCAATTACACCAACAGCGTGGTCAATATCGAATACACTGCAACTGCCAATGAAAATTTGACGATTACGGTTTATGATATGTTGGGTAGAACGATTCAGCAAGAACGCTCTTCGGTTTCGGCTGGTAAAAGCACGACTCAAATCAACCTCGCTAAACACAGTGCGGGTTATTACTTTGTAGAGTTGGACAATGGGAGTCAGAAGGTGAGTGAGAAGATTGTATTGACGAAGTAG
- a CDS encoding GldM family protein: MRSILHLTFTLLITLFAAYQTYQLQQVNKADTAIIEVKPQTDFHFAAMQPECNSTTAIGVDRMNVFLVGLENPITIAMTNVPSESLEVGIDDGMIIPFGDGKFNVRTTKIGKVTISVRGKNRAGEVCSYRQDFRVKSLPIVCRLGNKSGGKMGIGEFRAQRGLLAYVTGMDIDARMRVVGYNIALIRVGADNQSVYNNGPSFDAQASQLIGQVQIGDKYYFSDIKIRDFDGSIRDMEDMLFEIQ, encoded by the coding sequence ATGCGTTCCATTCTCCACCTCACTTTCACCCTCCTAATCACCCTTTTTGCAGCCTATCAAACCTATCAATTGCAGCAAGTCAATAAGGCTGACACTGCAATCATTGAAGTAAAGCCACAAACCGATTTTCATTTTGCAGCAATGCAGCCTGAGTGTAATTCTACGACTGCTATTGGAGTGGATAGAATGAATGTGTTTTTGGTAGGGTTAGAAAATCCCATTACAATAGCAATGACGAATGTACCTTCAGAATCACTGGAAGTTGGGATAGATGATGGAATGATTATTCCGTTTGGAGATGGAAAATTCAACGTGCGAACAACAAAAATTGGGAAAGTGACCATTTCTGTTAGGGGTAAAAATCGGGCTGGAGAAGTTTGTAGTTATCGGCAAGATTTTCGTGTGAAAAGCCTACCAATTGTTTGTCGGCTTGGTAACAAATCAGGAGGTAAAATGGGTATTGGTGAATTTAGAGCGCAAAGAGGATTATTAGCTTATGTGACAGGAATGGATATTGATGCAAGAATGCGTGTTGTAGGGTATAATATTGCCTTGATTAGAGTAGGAGCCGACAATCAAAGTGTTTACAACAATGGGCCTAGTTTTGACGCTCAAGCATCTCAATTAATCGGGCAAGTACAAATAGGAGACAAATATTATTTCAGTGACATCAAAATAAGGGATTTCGATGGGAGTATTCGGGATATGGAGGATATGTTGTTTGAGATTCAGTAA
- a CDS encoding GldM family protein produces MRSILHLTFTLLITLFAVHQTYQLQQIKKTHPVKASIESGCDSKAVIEVDRTNVLFAGIENFISVRLANVPIENLEVSFSGEVTSQGNGDFALKPDKIGLHRISVKGENRQGELCQFERMFIVKHLPVIIGIGSKSGGKIWAGDMRSQRVLTAIITGVGIDGRLPIVSFHISLFREGAAIQRIYNEGETFTDASLQLVQQAQTGDFYFFSDIKVKNIDGSIRTLDNMLFEIK; encoded by the coding sequence ATGCGTTCCATTCTTCACCTCACTTTTACCCTCCTAATAACCCTTTTTGCAGTCCATCAAACCTATCAATTGCAGCAAATCAAAAAAACACATCCCGTTAAAGCAAGCATTGAGTCAGGTTGTGATTCCAAAGCTGTTATTGAAGTAGATAGAACGAATGTATTATTTGCAGGAATAGAAAATTTTATTTCGGTAAGACTGGCTAATGTTCCCATTGAAAATTTGGAAGTGAGTTTTTCAGGCGAAGTTACTTCGCAGGGGAATGGTGACTTTGCATTAAAACCAGATAAAATAGGACTTCATAGAATTAGCGTGAAAGGAGAAAATCGACAGGGAGAACTTTGCCAATTTGAAAGGATGTTTATTGTCAAACACCTTCCTGTTATTATTGGTATAGGAAGTAAATCAGGAGGTAAAATATGGGCGGGCGACATGAGGTCACAAAGAGTTTTGACCGCAATTATAACAGGTGTTGGTATAGATGGCAGGTTACCAATTGTAAGTTTTCACATTTCTCTTTTTAGAGAAGGGGCAGCTATTCAACGAATTTACAATGAAGGAGAAACATTTACGGATGCTTCATTGCAGTTGGTTCAACAAGCCCAAACAGGAGATTTTTACTTTTTCAGCGACATCAAAGTAAAAAACATAGATGGAAGCATACGAACATTGGACAATATGCTGTTTGAAATTAAATAA
- the hutU gene encoding urocanate hydratase: MTSITPTKRKLTTPKGTTLNCKGWVQEAALRMLHNNLDEEVAEKPEELVVYGGTGKAARNWESFDLIVKALKDLEENETLLVQSGKPVGILPTHKDAPRVIIANSNLVGNWANWEHFRELEQKGLMMYGQMTAGSWIYIGTQGIVQGTYETYLSLANIHYNGTLKGTLNVTAGLGGMGGAQPLAITMNEGTALIAEIEEWRIDKRLETRYIDEKYLDIDEAIDAAIEAKNEGKAISIGVVCNATELLQRMIERNITPDTLTDQTSAHDEGSYFPEGMSIEAAKTLLEANPDEFRSRSLDTMAHHVELMLELQKRGAITFDYGNNLRGQAHDKRGIKNAFDFPGFVPAYIRPLFCKGSGPFRFVALSGDPADIAVCDKKLLELFPENEGLARWIRLATEKIAFQGLPARICWLAMGEREKAALAFNELVRTGQVKAPIVIGRDHLDTGSVASPNRETEAMLDGSDAVADWPILNALINTAGGASWVSFHHGGGVGMGYSLHAGMVILADGTEDAERRLKRVLHNDPAMGVIRHADAGYDIAKDTARAHRLDLKGRFE, encoded by the coding sequence ATGACCTCAATAACCCCCACAAAAAGAAAACTCACCACCCCCAAAGGCACAACCCTCAATTGCAAAGGTTGGGTACAAGAAGCCGCATTGCGGATGTTGCACAACAACTTAGACGAAGAAGTAGCCGAAAAACCCGAAGAACTCGTGGTCTATGGCGGAACAGGAAAAGCTGCCCGAAATTGGGAATCCTTCGATTTAATTGTCAAAGCATTGAAGGATTTGGAAGAAAACGAAACGCTGTTGGTACAATCGGGTAAACCTGTAGGAATTCTACCTACCCACAAAGATGCGCCAAGAGTCATCATCGCCAATTCCAACTTGGTCGGCAATTGGGCAAACTGGGAACATTTCCGAGAATTGGAGCAGAAAGGATTGATGATGTATGGACAAATGACCGCAGGTTCGTGGATATACATCGGCACACAAGGAATTGTGCAAGGCACTTATGAAACCTACCTTTCGCTTGCCAACATACACTACAATGGCACGCTCAAAGGCACACTTAATGTCACCGCAGGTTTGGGCGGAATGGGTGGCGCACAGCCTTTGGCAATTACGATGAACGAAGGCACAGCCCTCATTGCAGAAATCGAAGAATGGCGCATTGACAAACGCCTGGAAACCCGCTATATAGATGAAAAATATTTGGACATTGACGAGGCGATTGATGCAGCCATTGAAGCCAAAAACGAGGGCAAAGCCATTTCGATTGGCGTGGTCTGCAATGCCACCGAACTATTGCAGCGAATGATAGAACGCAATATCACTCCCGACACCCTCACCGACCAAACTTCTGCACACGACGAAGGCAGTTATTTCCCCGAAGGAATGAGCATTGAAGCTGCCAAAACACTATTGGAGGCAAATCCCGATGAATTTCGGTCACGTTCTTTGGACACGATGGCACATCATGTCGAATTGATGTTGGAATTGCAGAAACGAGGCGCAATCACTTTTGATTATGGCAACAACCTCAGAGGGCAAGCACACGATAAACGAGGCATAAAAAATGCCTTTGATTTCCCAGGATTTGTGCCTGCTTATATTCGCCCTCTTTTCTGCAAAGGTTCTGGGCCGTTTCGTTTTGTGGCTTTGTCGGGCGACCCTGCTGACATTGCAGTTTGTGATAAAAAGCTGTTGGAATTGTTTCCCGAAAACGAAGGTTTGGCGCGTTGGATTCGGTTGGCAACAGAGAAAATAGCTTTTCAAGGTTTACCTGCCCGTATTTGTTGGTTGGCAATGGGTGAACGTGAAAAAGCGGCTTTGGCCTTCAATGAATTGGTGCGAACGGGTCAGGTGAAAGCTCCGATTGTGATTGGGCGTGATCACCTCGATACGGGTTCTGTCGCTTCTCCAAATCGGGAAACGGAAGCGATGTTGGACGGTTCGGATGCGGTGGCAGATTGGCCGATTTTGAATGCGCTAATCAATACGGCTGGCGGCGCAAGTTGGGTATCTTTCCATCATGGTGGAGGTGTTGGTATGGGTTATTCACTTCACGCTGGAATGGTGATTTTGGCAGACGGAACGGAGGATGCCGAACGCAGATTGAAGCGTGTTCTGCACAATGACCCTGCAATGGGTGTGATTCGCCATGCGGATGCGGGCTATGACATTGCGAAGGATACGGCGAGGGCGCATCGGTTGGATTTGAAGGGGAGGTTTGAGTAA
- a CDS encoding DUF5615 family PIN-like protein: protein MCKFIVNTQLPPRLARFLRTKGYDAIHTTHFSEGNLLEDDEIVAIAKDQERTVVTKDSDFFDHFFLKGAPPKVLLMQFGNIANTELLELFDGNIEVIVDFFETGHELVAFKRDGIVAY, encoded by the coding sequence ATGTGTAAATTTATAGTTAATACGCAACTTCCTCCAAGATTAGCTCGATTTTTAAGAACCAAAGGCTATGATGCTATTCATACAACTCATTTCTCCGAAGGAAACTTATTAGAAGATGATGAAATAGTTGCTATTGCCAAAGACCAAGAAAGAACAGTTGTTACTAAAGATAGTGATTTTTTCGACCATTTCTTTCTGAAAGGTGCGCCTCCAAAAGTTCTATTGATGCAGTTTGGGAATATTGCAAATACAGAACTTTTAGAGTTGTTTGATGGCAATATTGAAGTGATTGTAGATTTTTTTGAAACAGGACATGAACTTGTTGCCTTCAAAAGAGATGGAATTGTAGCCTATTAA
- a CDS encoding DUF433 domain-containing protein, with amino-acid sequence MNPTLNRITLNPKVCKGRPTIRNMRFTVTQLLELLAAGMTNEEILEDYPYLEIEDIYACLFYAALMANAKSITPIAA; translated from the coding sequence ATGAACCCAACATTAAACAGAATAACCCTCAACCCAAAAGTTTGTAAAGGCAGGCCAACTATTCGCAACATGCGATTTACAGTTACACAATTATTAGAATTATTGGCTGCTGGAATGACAAATGAAGAAATTTTAGAAGATTATCCTTATTTAGAAATAGAGGATATTTACGCTTGTTTATTTTACGCTGCTTTGATGGCAAATGCAAAGAGCATAACTCCAATAGCAGCTTAG
- a CDS encoding HNH endonuclease has translation MRKIQYYITKFQKLRRDPKKGGAPHKPILLLSIIEQVEQGFITENKIFITPELIESFKNNWSDLVTTDHDLRFALPFYHLKGDGFWKLIPNKGYEEAIKLKGSMRSLRNLDLAVEYAHFVSELFTFLIQEEKREALKAILLDTYFPTTKWKYSNNRYPNSIENIEDEILEENPINYQTKYKLLQLEEDKFTRSAVFKRLVPKVYKYTCCISELQVSSISNISMIDACHIRQFSETQDDTIKNGFVLCPNLHRAFDRGLIAISDDYKVLVSNKFEENNKSIYNIKQFEGKKILLPHERKYYPAIENFRWHRKEKYLK, from the coding sequence ATGAGGAAAATTCAATATTACATTACCAAATTTCAAAAACTAAGACGAGACCCTAAAAAAGGAGGTGCACCTCATAAGCCAATATTACTGCTTTCAATTATCGAACAAGTTGAGCAAGGATTTATTACAGAAAATAAAATTTTTATAACTCCTGAACTCATTGAATCTTTTAAAAATAATTGGTCTGATTTGGTAACTACAGACCATGATTTAAGGTTTGCTCTACCATTCTATCATTTAAAAGGGGATGGATTTTGGAAATTAATACCAAATAAAGGTTATGAAGAAGCGATAAAATTGAAAGGGAGTATGCGTAGCCTTAGAAACCTTGATTTAGCAGTAGAGTACGCTCATTTTGTTTCAGAGCTATTTACTTTTTTAATACAAGAGGAAAAACGAGAAGCGTTGAAAGCCATATTATTAGACACTTACTTTCCTACTACAAAATGGAAATATTCTAATAACCGTTATCCCAATAGTATTGAGAATATTGAAGATGAAATTTTAGAAGAAAATCCTATCAATTATCAAACTAAATACAAACTACTTCAATTGGAGGAAGATAAATTTACTCGAAGTGCTGTTTTTAAAAGGTTAGTTCCAAAAGTTTACAAATACACTTGTTGTATTTCGGAATTGCAAGTATCTTCTATTTCAAATATTAGTATGATTGACGCTTGCCATATCAGACAATTTAGTGAAACACAAGATGATACAATAAAGAATGGCTTTGTTCTTTGCCCAAATTTACATAGAGCTTTTGATAGAGGATTAATTGCAATAAGTGACGATTATAAGGTATTAGTTTCTAATAAGTTTGAAGAAAACAATAAAAGTATTTACAATATTAAACAATTTGAAGGCAAAAAGATATTACTACCTCATGAAAGAAAATACTATCCTGCAATTGAGAATTTCCGTTGGCATAGAAAGGAAAAATATTTAAAGTAA